The DNA region TATTGCACATCGATGTAATTCCTGTGCGTCTCGTAGAAACGCTTTTCGCGCGGTTCGGTCTTCGCGGTCATGATGCGTGCGAACATGTCCTTCCCGTCGATGGGGTATTCGCCGTCACGGGTGCTTGCGTTCACTGTCCGAAGGAAATCGACGGCGTGGGATACTGAAACGCCGTAGCGCGTCGCGAGGTCGTCGATCGTGGATACTATCATCCGGTGCTCCGTGTTTTATTTTGCCGACGGATAGATGGCAAGCATGGTCTTTACGTTCGGCTCGATGAGCTTCATGAGCGGCGACGGGTAGATGCCGATGAAGAACACTATCGCAGCAAGGACGATGAGCGGTGCCGCTTCGCGCAGGGTAAGGTCCTTCATCGCGGTGCGCGTGTCCGGGAGCGGTCCGTATATCGTTTTTCTTACGAGCGTGAGCATATACACTGCGCCGAGTATGACCGCAGGGATAGCGGCGATCGTCGCCCACATGCTGTAGGAGAACAACCCCGCGAGGGAGAGTATTTCCGATACGAACGCGCCGGTGGCCGGCAGCGCTATCGATGCGAGTGCTGCGATGGTCAGGAGTACGGCGAAGAGCGGCATCGGCTTCGCGAGACCGCCGTGACCGTCGATATCGGATGAGCCGGAACGCTCGGTAAGGATGCCGGCGAGTATGAAGAGCATCGCTATCGATATGCCGTGATTGAAGAGCTGGAGTATGCCGCCGGCGGCGCCGATGACGGAAAGCGAGAATATGCCGACCACGGCGAAACCGATATGACTGACGGACGAGTAGGCGAGGAGGCGTTTGATATCCTTCTGCACAAGGGCGATGAGCGCCGCGTAGAGAATGCCCGCGATGCCGAGCGCGATTATGTACGGCTGGAAGAACGAGACCGCGCCCGGGAACAGCGGGAGTACGAATCGCCAGAGACCGTAGCCGCCCATCTTGAGGAGCACGGCGGAAAGGATGACCGTTACGAACACCGGGGATGATGCATACGTGTCCGGCGCCCAGATATGGAGCGGGAAGAGCGCCGTCTTCACCGCGAACGCGATGAAGAATCCGAGGAAGAGGAGTATCTCGAGCGTGAGCAGTTTCCCGCCGGCATTGGCGCGGAGCGTGTTCATCGCCTGCACCGCGTCGGTGAGGGAGAACGATAACACGCCGGTGTTCTGCTGCGAGAGGGAGGCGATGACGATCATCGCGATGAGCATGAATATCGAGCCCGCGAACGTGAAAAGGAAGAATTTAAAGGCTGCCGCCACGCGAGCGCCGCTCCCGAACACGGCTATCAGTATTGCCGCGGGGATGAGCATCGCCTCCCAGAAAATGTAGAAGAGGAACATGTCGGCCGCAGAGAATACGCCGATGACCGCCGATTCGATGATGAGTATCGCAATTGCATAGGCCTTTCTCTGCGTGTCGGGAATTTTCGCCGCTATGGCGCCGAGGAGGAATGTTATCGTCGTGAGCAGTATGAGCACGATGGAGATGCCGTCCGCGCAAAGCGCGAATCGAATGCCGAACAACGGTATCCAGTCGACCGAGAAAGCATACTGCATCCCGGCGGACGCGGCATACCGTACGGGGAGATGGAGCGACATGACGAATTCCATCGCGAACGCTGCTATCATCGCCCCGGTCATCACCGAACGGCGCGACGGCAGGAACGCGATCACGGCCGCCGCGATGAGCGGAAAACCGGTCAGGATGATTAGGATGTACGGATCAACGTTCCAGTTCATGATCTCTCCCGTGACGTGATTTGCCGATTATACAGCAAGCGTCGCTTTCTTCAATAGTCGCAGCGTTTTACATTTTTGCTTCCCTCTTGTATACTGACGGAACGATATCACGCAAGGGCGGACATATGAAACTGCAACCGTACATCTACAATCTGGTGAGCTTGGGCGGCATGGTCGTGCTTCTGGGCACTGCATGGCTCCTGTCGTCATCGAAGAAGAACATCAATTGGCGCGCGCTCGTATGGGGGTTCGCCCTGCAGATGGCGTTCGGCGCGTTCATTTTCCTTTTCCCCCCGGGACGTCAGCTTTTCATTTTCCTGAATGATATCGTCGTTGCGATACTGAATTCATCGCTCGCCGGCGTGCGATTCGTTTTCGGCTGGCTCGCCGCCCCGAACGAAGTGCTCGGCCCCTTGTTCGGGAACATGGTGAAAAGCGGACAGATGAAAGCCGTGCCGAACCTGTTCATCCTGGCCACCCAGAGCTTCCCGACGATAATATTCTTCTCCGCGCTCATGGCGCTCCTCTATTATCTGAAAATAATGCCGCTCATTATCAAGGGCTTTTCCTTCGTGTTCGCGAAACTCATGCGCATATCCGGTGCGGAGTCGGTGGCGACCGCGAGCAATATATTCGTCGGCGTCGAGTCGGCGCTGACGGTAAAGCCGTATCTCGAGGAGATGACGAAGTCCGAACTCGCCCTCGTGCTCACCGCCGGCATGGCGACGATAGCATCGAGCGTGCTCGGGATCTATGTGATGGCGCTTAAGGGAACGTTCCCGAGCATAGCGGGCCATCTCATATCCGCTTCGATACTTTCCGCACCCGCGGCGATAATGATGGCGAAGCTCATGGTGCCTGAGGATGATGCCCCGAAAACCATGGGCAAGGACGTCGAACCGCATTATGAGCGCGACGCCAATGTGTTCGCATCGGTGATAAACGGTGCGAATGACGGGCTTAAGCTTGTGTTCGGCATCGTGGCGCTCCTCATCGCGGTGCTCGGTATCGTCGCCCTCGTGAACCTTACGCTCGGCTTCGGCGTCGGTATCTTCAATAAGATATGTCACACGACGTTCACCTTGGTATTGGACGATATTTTCGGGCTTGTGTTCTATCCGTTCACGCTTGCCATCGGCGTTCCCGTGGAGGACGCGTTCAAGATAGCGCGTGTCATCGGCGAGCGCGTCGTGTCTACCGAGGTGAAATCGTATTCCGATCTGGCCGCGCTCATGGCGAGCGGGTCGCTCAAATACCAGCGTTCAGCCGTGATAGCGTCATACGCGCTCTGCGGCTTCGCGCATATACCGTCCCTTGCGATATTCGTCGGCGGCATTTCAGCGCTCGCCCCGGGGCGCATGAAGGACCTGACATCGATAGCCGCTCGTGCGCTCGTAGCCGCGACCCTTGCCTGCCTTTTCACCGCGTGCATCGCAGGGTTCTTCTTTACGACGACACCGATAGTGCTGCATTTCAAATAGGGAGCAGCTGATGCGTCCATTCGGGGTGTGCCTTATCCTTGCGCTCGCTCTTGCCGGCGCAGTATCAGGAGCGGATACCGCTTTCAAAGACCCCGTTGCCGTATTCCCGTTCCGTGATCCCACCGGGCGGTTCCAGCCCGTGGCGGACAGGATATCCGATTCGCTTGCAGCAGAACTCGCGCGCATAACGAATATCTCGATAGTGCCGCCGCGCACGATAGAAAAGACGCTCACGGACATGGGGGTGCGCTCCACCGCGCTTTCCATCGCCGATATAGCGATGGCGGGGAATGTACACGGCGTCGATCGCGCGATAAGCGGTGTCGTTCATCAGGTGATACGCAGCAGCTCCGTTGACGGGACGATAGCGGTGGTCCGCGTTACCGTTACGTTGACGAGGATAGGCATCGATGAGACGGAAGCGGTGAGCGCGTTCACCGCGAACGCATCGGCCGCGGGGAGCAATGAGACGGCGCGCGATGAAGCGCTCTCCGGTGCCGTTGCGGCGCTCATACCGATGATCGTGAACGGGTTCAAGGAGCATTTCGCCGAACGCATACGCGTTACCGCGGTCGAGGGCGACGTGATACACCTGTCCGCCGGTGCCGATACCGGGATACGTGAGAACTGGCGCTTTCGCATCATCGGTGCGACGAACACGGCGACGAACATGCCGCGCGCCATCGTGCGGAAAGCATCGGTGAAGGTCATATCCGTTACCAACGGCGCGTCCGCCGTCATCATACGCGGGGGCACGGTTGCCGCCGATGATATCGCCGAGCGCATAGCGATGAGCGGTTTTCGTTTCGGCATACGCGGCGGCCTCTGTCAATACGATGTGCGGCCCGGCATTGCGCCGGTCTATGTGAACTATCTGACGAACACCAATGCGATGAACGCTTCGATAGCACCGACGGCGCAGTCTCTCGTCATCGATGCATCGCTCACCTATACGGGATGGGACATCGTTGAGCCTTCCGCGATGCTGAGCTTTTTTCCCGGTAATTTCACCTTCATGACCGCCGTATTCTCCGCGCAGTGCGATATTCGGCTTCCGCTGATACGCGAAACGCTCATGCTCTCCATCCTGCCTTCCATCGGCCTGTCGACGACGTTCGGGAATTTCGGGACGGCGCAGACAGCGATAGCATTGTCCGCGACGAAGAACATCCCGTCGGGACGCGCCATGACCATCAATGGTTTCGGTGCCGGCGCCGTTCTCGGGGTGGGCATCGTGTACGACCAGAATGACAGCATCGGCATATCGGCATACGGCGGGTACCGCTTCTGGACGCAGCTCTCGCCGTGGTATATTTCCGCATTCAATGATGCGAATGAATCGGTGTCGCTTGCCGCAGGCATTCCCGCGGGGGCTATGCCCTCGTTCTCGCTTGCCGGCTGGTTCGCGTCACTTTCGCTTGAGCTGTCGTTCTGACGCCGATCATGACATCAAAGCTTGAATATCTCATCGCACGGATCACCGCGGCGGGCACCTGTGCCGTCGGTATTACCGATCTTGCCAATATCGTTCAGATACCGTCGCTTGCCACGTCCCATACCACGCATTGCGGCGTGCGATGCATGAAGGTGAAGGAAGATCAGGATAATCTGCGCATCTGCCGCGCATACAAACAGCGTAAAATAGAGCGTGCGGTGAAAGGGAAGGAACCGTTCTTCGATATCTGCCCGTTCGGATTGTACGATCATGTAAATCCGGTCGGCAGGGATATGCCGCTCGCCGTCGTGTTCGTAACGTTCATGGGTGGGACCCTTACGCGGCGGGTACGGTCCGTGTCCGAGTTCGATCCTGCCGCGCCGTCCGCATTCCCCGAGAAGAGCGCAATGAGCGCGTTCTCGGATGAAGCGGTGCATGCCGCCGCCGTCATCGCGGATGTCATCGAAAGGAACGCGCCGTCATATGCGCTTGCGAAGGCGCAGCACACGATGCGGAGCAAAGCCTATATCGCCCGGGCCATCATCGCCGAGTATTTCCGTTCACCTATCACGCTCACGACGCTATCCGGCAATATCGGCATCGATAAGTCGGTGCTTGCGCGCACGTTCAAGCGATCTTTTGGGCACACTATACACGATGAGATAGCGCTCTGCCGCATCGCGCATGCGCGCGGTCTCATCGAGCGCGGTGTGAGCATCACCGACGCCGCCTTCGACTCCGGTTTCAGCGATGCGAGCTATTTCTGTAAATTGTTCAGGAAGCATACCGGGATAGCGCCGAAAGACTGGCGCAAGTCACATGGCTGATGCAGAATACATGACTGACATGATGTATGACATAGCGGCGTATCGATGAAGACCGTCATCATCGACCGCTCGCCGTTCGATCCGGCATGGAATGATGGCGCGGCGCGAAAGCGTTTTTTCGGGTACGATCTTGCCGATGGGGCATCGTTCGCAACGCTCATGGATGCGCTGAAGAAGGTCCGTTATGAACCGAGCGCGCTCGCGGCGATACTGGAGAAATATAACGACGATATCGGTGCCGGGGATAGGGCGCGCGAGAACATCCGTGCACTCGCGGGCGGCGGTTTTGCTGTGGTCACCGGACAGCAGCCGTGCCTTCTCGGCGGGCCGCTCTATACGGTATACAAGATCGCGACCGCGATACGCCTTGCGCGAGCGCTTTCCGCTTCGCTCTCGGTGCCGGTGGTGCCGGTGTTCTGGAACGCCTCCAACGATTCGGACGTGAGCGAGGTGGACCACGCGTTCGTATCGCGGCCCGATGGAACGCTCAAGCGATATGCGGCCGATCTCGGGCGACCGCGGCTTCTCTCGTCGATACCATCGAGTGTCGTCCGTGCAGCCGTCGATGAGTTCCTTCATGACAGGAACGAAAATGATAATGCCCCCGTGCTAGCCGAGCTCCTCAGGACCTCCGAGAATGGATTTGCCCGTGATGTTTCATCGTTCTATGTGCGGCTGTTCGCGCCGTTCGGACTTGTCGCTGTCGAGCCGATGCACCTCAACACGCTTGCCCCGGCGTTCTTTGGGACGGCGCTTAACCGTCATGATGCGGTTCGAAGCGCGCTCAGCGAACGGGTGAGCGCATTGGCCGCGCATGGTCTGCCGGTACCGATACGGGATATACCATCGACCACGGTGTTCGGTGTCGAGAACGATATCCGTTCCCGGATATCCATCGATGGCGATGCGATCATTGCCGGCAATGTTCGGCATCCGCTATCACAAGCCCGTGCTTTCGTCGATGCACGGATACAGAACATGACCTGCGATGTCTTCTCACGCATCATGTTCCAGCAGTACGCCATCCCTTCGCTCGCGTATATTGCCGGGCCTTCCGAATTCAATTATCTCGCGGAAGCGGCGTCGTTGTCCGAAGTGTTCGGCATCCCCATGCCGGTGATATACCCGCGTGCAAGCGTAACGCTCCTCGAGGATAAATTCGCCCGCATACAGGCGTCTTTCGGTATGAGCGATGATGCGCTCTTCGGCGGATATGAAGCGTTCAAACCGCATGCCGACAGTGCACTTACATCCATCGTGGAGCGATTCTCCTCTGCATCGGCTGCGTTCGTGAGCGAGATGAACGCGCGTGTCGCGTCCAGGGATGCGGCATTTGAAAGAACGACGGAACAATTCGGCCGCCGGCTCCGCGAGGATGTTGACCGGCTCGCGGAAAAAGCCGAGCGTTCGCTTACGCGTGCCGAGGGTGTCGATACGGCGAATCTTTCACGGCTTCGGGGCTCTGTGCTCCCGCGCGAGGGGTATCAGGAACGCACGCTCGGTATCGCCGAATTCATCCATCGACATGGAATAGGCATCATCGGTGATATCGTCGAGGGAATTACGATCGGGGGCGCAAGTCATCAGCTCTTGCGGCTGTGACCAGGGGAAGTAGCCCGAATTAATATGCAAGTGAAGAAAACCACGGAGGGCACAGAGAATACGAGAGAAATCCAGTGAGAAGACATGTTGGATAATGTACAGCAAGGCTTCACCTTTCGGGTGAAAATGTTCAATTTCCCTTCTATATGCTCTCGGTCTTTTTCTCCGTGACCTCGGTGGTCTCTCTTT from Spirochaetota bacterium includes:
- a CDS encoding NADH-quinone oxidoreductase subunit M; translation: MNWNVDPYILIILTGFPLIAAAVIAFLPSRRSVMTGAMIAAFAMEFVMSLHLPVRYAASAGMQYAFSVDWIPLFGIRFALCADGISIVLILLTTITFLLGAIAAKIPDTQRKAYAIAILIIESAVIGVFSAADMFLFYIFWEAMLIPAAILIAVFGSGARVAAAFKFFLFTFAGSIFMLIAMIVIASLSQQNTGVLSFSLTDAVQAMNTLRANAGGKLLTLEILLFLGFFIAFAVKTALFPLHIWAPDTYASSPVFVTVILSAVLLKMGGYGLWRFVLPLFPGAVSFFQPYIIALGIAGILYAALIALVQKDIKRLLAYSSVSHIGFAVVGIFSLSVIGAAGGILQLFNHGISIAMLFILAGILTERSGSSDIDGHGGLAKPMPLFAVLLTIAALASIALPATGAFVSEILSLAGLFSYSMWATIAAIPAVILGAVYMLTLVRKTIYGPLPDTRTAMKDLTLREAAPLIVLAAIVFFIGIYPSPLMKLIEPNVKTMLAIYPSAK
- a CDS encoding nucleoside transporter C-terminal domain-containing protein, whose translation is MKLQPYIYNLVSLGGMVVLLGTAWLLSSSKKNINWRALVWGFALQMAFGAFIFLFPPGRQLFIFLNDIVVAILNSSLAGVRFVFGWLAAPNEVLGPLFGNMVKSGQMKAVPNLFILATQSFPTIIFFSALMALLYYLKIMPLIIKGFSFVFAKLMRISGAESVATASNIFVGVESALTVKPYLEEMTKSELALVLTAGMATIASSVLGIYVMALKGTFPSIAGHLISASILSAPAAIMMAKLMVPEDDAPKTMGKDVEPHYERDANVFASVINGANDGLKLVFGIVALLIAVLGIVALVNLTLGFGVGIFNKICHTTFTLVLDDIFGLVFYPFTLAIGVPVEDAFKIARVIGERVVSTEVKSYSDLAALMASGSLKYQRSAVIASYALCGFAHIPSLAIFVGGISALAPGRMKDLTSIAARALVAATLACLFTACIAGFFFTTTPIVLHFK
- a CDS encoding AraC family transcriptional regulator, with translation MTSKLEYLIARITAAGTCAVGITDLANIVQIPSLATSHTTHCGVRCMKVKEDQDNLRICRAYKQRKIERAVKGKEPFFDICPFGLYDHVNPVGRDMPLAVVFVTFMGGTLTRRVRSVSEFDPAAPSAFPEKSAMSAFSDEAVHAAAVIADVIERNAPSYALAKAQHTMRSKAYIARAIIAEYFRSPITLTTLSGNIGIDKSVLARTFKRSFGHTIHDEIALCRIAHARGLIERGVSITDAAFDSGFSDASYFCKLFRKHTGIAPKDWRKSHG
- the bshC gene encoding bacillithiol biosynthesis cysteine-adding enzyme BshC; this encodes MKTVIIDRSPFDPAWNDGAARKRFFGYDLADGASFATLMDALKKVRYEPSALAAILEKYNDDIGAGDRARENIRALAGGGFAVVTGQQPCLLGGPLYTVYKIATAIRLARALSASLSVPVVPVFWNASNDSDVSEVDHAFVSRPDGTLKRYAADLGRPRLLSSIPSSVVRAAVDEFLHDRNENDNAPVLAELLRTSENGFARDVSSFYVRLFAPFGLVAVEPMHLNTLAPAFFGTALNRHDAVRSALSERVSALAAHGLPVPIRDIPSTTVFGVENDIRSRISIDGDAIIAGNVRHPLSQARAFVDARIQNMTCDVFSRIMFQQYAIPSLAYIAGPSEFNYLAEAASLSEVFGIPMPVIYPRASVTLLEDKFARIQASFGMSDDALFGGYEAFKPHADSALTSIVERFSSASAAFVSEMNARVASRDAAFERTTEQFGRRLREDVDRLAEKAERSLTRAEGVDTANLSRLRGSVLPREGYQERTLGIAEFIHRHGIGIIGDIVEGITIGGASHQLLRL